In Carya illinoinensis cultivar Pawnee chromosome 10, C.illinoinensisPawnee_v1, whole genome shotgun sequence, one DNA window encodes the following:
- the LOC122279164 gene encoding uncharacterized protein LOC122279164 isoform X2 — translation MERNPAASAMEWSIELEKALRSKNPSLCVDAILRTGSRLEHWSREPEPTMAVYKIFGLVPGEDRLFANTILLRLADAFRLGGKHIKLAIVRIFLAEYRHRGKKKKIKENKGILSMATAHNRIELLRRVKVVFDTGDAELRALALALFGCWADFANNSAHIRYLILSSLVSSDSLEVKASLFAAGCFSELSDDFSCIVLEMLVRMATSSETSSAVRLAGARVFAKIGCSYSVANRAYKTGLKLVSYSSEEDFLVTLLVSLTKLASKSTILISEQVDTLFSFLTREKTMRIKAAVLRCLHFIFIKRPCHFPVNADLIKALLSTLNEPEVPTFMQHEALKISHKILSYMPSHMPCLDMPEITKLLIIAEDSSQSPIMSKNFLFIQVLVDISIKLRGVREMESGLFGSSPLPSRVILLIIDQITLLVKQLLDLCQIDSPVFQGVHSLLNLLVLLVREYTDLGVLVLDKISLFTEYVANVHDHVMAKRQSDILFHEMDSKRKKRTVIKSKLLHIVYRFVVAYLENLNEARALSVIVFERVKLLVEVVCKCSSFDCYSCTIYSLLLHHRIFWGCLVKGSEESCSHNRDSINSYLVEKETITLESASKMLKDGYYWPAYKAGTYAACQGDWFTSAFIFQHLITKVQSDICYCWLTSIFQLANSERKLHLLVLPIQGSTLADWLKKNEFPASFDLSEVRRDTAGNNKEPNYCEEFVGAYEGISSSGKTLEAAVRTGQEFCFQRWFLHVRAKLLRALVDILRILRTIPFNLDNISNNVKVKRSVLVECLKSLPEVIQVSLRFKKLAQEFDLIATSFIGMDSKSSKVISSLALSCSLLAFSTGFIFFVPGLPTDGLTSCGLGNLENSLRVTLKQNLVGRLWHVDHEISRNLCQLFDVSGQLKMCFDLQCRNKILKVGCEEKDILSICSYAVYGIIGLQEVNEENNEHILSQVAKGGLQLLWSIIMKWIHIPYQTPRYFFKELHWVGALCLQFRH, via the exons ATGGAGAGGAATCCTGCTGCCAGTGCCATGGAATGGAGCATTGAGCTGGAGAAGGCCCTACGTTCAAAAAACCCTA GTCTTTGTGTTGATGCTATATTGCGGACTGGGTCAAGACTTGAGCATTGGAGTAGAGAACCCGAACCAACTATGGCTGTGTATAAGATATTTGGCTTAGTGCCTGGGGAGGATAGGCTTTTTGCCAATACCATCCTATTACGGCTTGCTGATGCATTTAGGTTGGGTGGCAAGCACATCAAACTGGCCATTGTTAGGATTTTCTTAGCAGAGTACAGGCATCGtggcaagaagaagaaaattaaagaaaacaaagggATTTTGTCGATGGCCACAGCTCACAACCGCATAGAATTGTTGAGGAGAGTAAAGGTTGTTTTTGATACTGGGGATGCTGAGTTGAGGGCATTGGCTTTAGCTCTCTTTGGTTGTTGGGCTGACTTTGCAAATAACAGTGCCCATATACGATACTTGATACTCTCTAGTCTAGTTTCGTCTGATTCTTTGGAG GTAAAAGCTTCATTGTTTGCTGCTGGATGCTTTTCTGAGTTATCagatgatttttcttgtattgtaTTGGAGATGCTGGTTCGTATGGCGACTTCATCAGAAACATCGTCTGCGGTAAGGTTAGCTGGGGCACGGGTTTTTGCAAAGATTGGGTGCTCCTATTCAGTTGCAAATAGAGCTTACAAG ACAGGTCTAAAGTTGGTGTCGTACTCTTCTGAAGAGGATTTTTTGGTCACGTTGCTAGTTTCACTCACCAAGCTTGCTTCCAAATCAACCATTCTTATTTCTGAACAG GTGGACACGCTTTTCTCATTTCTTACACGAGAAAAAACTATGCGTATTAAAGCAGCAGTGTTAAGATGCctgcatttcattttcataaaaagaCCATGCCATTTTCCTGTGAATGCAGATCTAATCAAAGCTTTATTGAGCACTCTAAATGAGCCTGAAGTTCCGACATTCATGCAACATGAAGCTCTAAAGATTTCACATAAG ATCCTTTCATATATGCCATCTCATATGCCCTGTTTGGACATGCCTGAAATCACAAAGCTGTTAATCATTGCTGAAGATTCCTCCCAATCTCCAATTATGTCGAAGAACTTCTTATTTATCCAGGTTCTGGTAGATATATCAATCAAGCTTAGGGGAGTAAGGGAAATGGAATCTGGTTTGTTTGGTTCCTCTCCTCTGCCATCGAGGGTAATATTATTGATCATAGATCAGATTACATTGCTGGTAAAGCAATTATTGGATCTTTGCCAAATTGACTCCCCAGTGTTTCAAGGAGTTCATAGTCTGCTCAACCTTCTTGTTCTTTTGGTTCGAGAATATACAGATCTGGGTGTTCTGGTGCTAGATAAAATATCTTTGTTTACTGAATATGTTGCAAATGTGCATGACCACGTCATGGCTAAAAGGCAATCAGATATACTATTTCACGAGATGGactccaaaagaaaaaagagaacagTCATTAAGTCAAAACTTTTACATATCGTATACAGGTTTGTGGTTGCCTATCTTGAAAATCTCAATGAAGCTCGTGCTCTTTCTGTCATAGTGTTTGAACGAGTGAAGCTTCTGGTTGAAGTTGTGTGTAAGTGCAGCTCATTTGATTGTTATTCGTGTACAATCTACTCCCTGTTACTCCACCATCGAATCTTTTGGGGTTGCTTGGTGAAAGGAAGTGAGGAATCTTGCAGTCATAATAGAGACTCTATTAATAGTTACTTGGTTGAAAAAGAGACTATTACGCTAGAGTCTGCAAGTAAGATGCTGAAAGATGGGTATTACTGGCCTGCTTACAAAGCTGGGACATATGCAGCATGCCAGGGAGACTGGTTCACATCTGCTTTCATATTTCAGCATTTAATAACAAAAGTTCAGTCTGATATTTGCTACTGCTGGTTAACATCAATATTTCAATTAGCTAATTCTGAGAGGAAACTCCATCTACTGGTTTTACCAATACAGGGGTCTACTTTAGCTGATTGGTTAAAGAAGAATGAATTTCCAGCCAGTTTTGATTTAAGTGAAGTCAGAAGAGATACTGCGGGAAATAATAAGGAGCCTAATTACTGTGAGGAGTTTGTTGGGGCTTATGAGGGCATCAGCTCTTCTGGTAAAACATTAGAAGCTGCTGTCAGAACAGGTCAAGAATTTTGTTTCCAGAGATGGTTTCTGCATGTAAGAGCTAAACTTTTAAGAGCCTTGGTAGATATACTAAGAATTCTAAGAACCATTCCGTTTAACCTGGACAACATTAGCAATAATGTGAAGGTTAAGAGGAGTGTATTGGTTGAGTGCCTGAAATCTTTGCCTGAAGTTATTCAGGTCTCTTTGCGGTTCAAGAAGCTAGCACAGGAATTTGATCTAATTGCCACATCTTTCATTGGTATGGACAGCAAGAGTTCAAAAGTCATTTCATCACTTGCACTAAGTTGTTCGCTTTTGGCCTTTAGTAccggtttcattttttttgttccaGGTCTTCCCACCGATGGTCTTACATCTTGTGGTCTGGGAAACTTGGAAAACTCTTTACGTGTGACGCTAAAACAAAATTTAGTTGGGCGTTTGTGGCATGTAGACCATGAGATAAGTAGAAATCTCTGTCAGCTTTTTGATGTCAGTGGACAGCTTAAGATGTGTTTTGACTTGCAgtgtagaaataaaattttgaaggTTGGATGTGAAGAAAAGGATATTCTTTCCATCTGTAGTTATGCTGTTTATGGGATAATTGGTTTGCAAGAGGTAAATGAAGAGAATAACGAGCATA